The following coding sequences are from one SAR86 cluster bacterium window:
- the secG gene encoding preprotein translocase subunit SecG yields MLSFLIGFQIFVAILLVVVILLQNGKGADIGSAFGSGNNNGMLGPIESGNTLTTLTWVLVLVFFINTLGISLYQKTNFDSELEIFSEPVNTEGLSDGIIEIEDLPD; encoded by the coding sequence ATGCTTAGTTTTTTAATAGGATTTCAAATATTCGTTGCTATTTTATTAGTAGTTGTCATTCTTTTGCAAAACGGCAAGGGGGCAGATATCGGTTCGGCCTTTGGGAGTGGCAACAACAATGGAATGCTTGGCCCAATCGAATCTGGTAACACCCTAACAACTTTGACATGGGTCTTAGTATTAGTTTTTTTTATCAATACTTTAGGCATATCGCTTTACCAAAAGACAAATTTTGACTCAGAATTAGAAATTTTTTCTGAACCCGTGAATACAGAAGGCCTTTCAGATGGCATTATTGAAATTGAAGACTTACCAGATTAA
- a CDS encoding triose-phosphate isomerase → MKYLIANWKMNSLDITDWISKFENNCGEVCPKEALQIIVCPNFLQIPFFIEKSAFSKYLSTGSQDVSDQDPGPFTGQVSAKHLSKFSEIHYCIVGHSEQRMLGDTNSTVFQKTQKLINEKISPIVCVGESLEIKKSGDRENFLLKQLESFSNLENFKSSSMIIAYEPIWAIGTGISAEISSIRESIDFIKATLETRNIKSEILYGGSVNAANSKEILAEKNISGLLVGNASLDGEEFAKIAQNF, encoded by the coding sequence ATGAAGTATTTAATTGCTAATTGGAAAATGAATAGCTTAGACATTACTGACTGGATTTCAAAATTTGAAAATAATTGTGGTGAGGTTTGTCCTAAAGAAGCGCTGCAAATTATAGTTTGTCCAAATTTTTTGCAAATTCCTTTTTTTATTGAAAAATCTGCTTTTTCTAAATATTTATCAACAGGAAGTCAAGACGTATCTGATCAGGACCCCGGTCCATTTACCGGTCAAGTTTCGGCTAAGCATTTATCAAAGTTTTCTGAAATTCATTACTGTATCGTTGGACATTCTGAACAAAGAATGTTGGGAGATACCAATTCAACTGTATTTCAGAAGACCCAGAAATTAATTAATGAAAAAATCTCTCCTATAGTCTGCGTGGGAGAAAGCCTAGAAATTAAGAAAAGTGGAGACAGAGAAAATTTTTTACTAAAACAATTAGAGTCTTTTAGTAATTTAGAAAACTTCAAATCAAGCTCAATGATAATTGCTTATGAGCCTATTTGGGCAATTGGAACTGGCATATCTGCCGAAATTTCGAGTATTAGAGAATCCATAGATTTCATAAAAGCAACTTTAGAAACTAGAAATATTAAATCAGAAATTTTATATGGCGGAAGTGTAAATGCCGCGAATTCTAAAGAAATTTTGGCTGAAAAAAATATTTCAGGATTATTAGTAGGAAATGCTTCACTTGATGGAGAAGAATTTGCTAAGATCGCCCAAAATTTTTAA
- the glmM gene encoding phosphoglucosamine mutase, producing the protein MFVKKKKFFGTDGIRGPINENTNPEFVLKLGWAAGKVFSEMGISSVIIGKDTRISGYLLETAIQSGFISAGVDVKLVGPLPTPAISFLANSFKNAAGVVISASHNSYLDNGIKFFDNRGKKLSEEIENKIEKMIDEKFQVVEADCLGKANRISDAGGRYIEFCKKALTKNENFSGLKLVLDVANGAAYDVAPKVFKELGADLKVISNKPDGLNINKDCGSTDIEFLKKAVTENDADFGLALDGDGDRLIFVSKDLTEIDGDQILYLLAKEKFQHNIYLGTRGVVGTHMTNQGLEDALKELDIELIRSDVGDRYVLQKLEELGWELGGEQSGHVICLDSTLTGDGIIAAIKFLDAINYSNKVYKKNIKNFKKYPQVLKNIKTNDPEKIIKNKKFNALKKRLEADINNNKGRINVRKSGTEKLLRIMVESNDSAKTKNVSEELESFAKNLS; encoded by the coding sequence ATGTTTGTTAAAAAGAAAAAATTTTTTGGAACCGATGGTATTAGAGGGCCTATTAACGAAAACACAAATCCTGAATTCGTTTTAAAACTTGGTTGGGCTGCAGGAAAAGTTTTCTCAGAAATGGGCATTTCTTCAGTCATTATTGGAAAAGATACGAGAATTTCAGGATACCTGCTTGAAACTGCCATTCAATCTGGATTTATATCAGCTGGCGTAGACGTCAAGTTAGTTGGCCCACTACCTACTCCGGCAATATCTTTTTTAGCAAATTCATTTAAAAATGCGGCAGGAGTCGTTATAAGTGCATCACACAATTCATATTTAGACAATGGAATAAAATTTTTCGACAACAGAGGAAAAAAATTATCTGAAGAGATTGAAAATAAAATTGAGAAGATGATTGATGAAAAATTTCAAGTCGTTGAAGCCGATTGTTTAGGGAAGGCTAATAGAATTTCTGATGCAGGAGGACGATATATAGAGTTTTGTAAAAAAGCTCTTACTAAAAATGAAAATTTTTCTGGATTAAAATTAGTGCTTGATGTTGCTAATGGCGCAGCTTATGACGTAGCTCCAAAGGTGTTTAAAGAATTAGGAGCTGACTTAAAGGTTATATCCAATAAACCCGATGGTTTGAATATTAATAAAGATTGTGGATCGACTGATATTGAATTTTTAAAAAAAGCTGTAACCGAAAATGATGCAGATTTTGGGCTCGCATTAGATGGAGACGGAGACAGATTAATCTTTGTTAGCAAAGACTTGACCGAGATAGACGGAGATCAAATTTTATATTTGTTGGCTAAAGAAAAATTTCAACACAATATTTACCTAGGAACTAGAGGGGTTGTTGGTACTCACATGACTAACCAAGGACTTGAAGACGCTTTGAAAGAGTTAGATATTGAATTAATTAGGTCAGATGTTGGAGATAGATATGTTCTTCAAAAACTTGAAGAATTAGGCTGGGAGCTAGGCGGTGAGCAATCAGGACACGTGATTTGTTTAGATTCCACATTGACAGGGGATGGAATTATCGCTGCAATTAAATTTTTAGATGCAATCAATTATTCAAATAAAGTTTACAAAAAAAATATAAAAAACTTCAAGAAATATCCTCAAGTTTTAAAAAATATAAAAACAAATGATCCTGAAAAAATAATCAAAAATAAAAAATTTAATGCTCTAAAAAAACGTTTGGAAGCAGATATTAATAATAATAAAGGAAGGATAAACGTTAGGAAGTCAGGAACAGAAAAATTATTACGAATTATGGTGGAAAGTAATGATTCAGCTAAAACTAAAAACGTTTCTGAAGAGTTAGAGAGTTTTGCAAAAAATCTTTCATGA
- the folP gene encoding dihydropteroate synthase, translating into MGIINITTDSFSDGGKFISNNLTSEFDSRKIIKEINFLEKSGASFIDIGAESTRPGYSPISTQEELDRLIPVLELISETKSIISIDTRKPEVMKEVLKFPIGLINDVSGLTSVLGRKIIKNHNVPICIMHNSRDRTKSLEDDIDSFFKTQINQLKAVGIKEQNIILDPGFGYDKTFEENKKLLFDFDYSQYKNKVLIGLSRKGFLDKLFNEPKTEDMDEKSAIASIIAAENGANILRVHNVAKLSKKLKDQIDVC; encoded by the coding sequence ATGGGGATAATAAATATCACCACTGATTCTTTTTCAGATGGTGGTAAATTTATTTCTAACAATTTAACTTCAGAATTTGATTCAAGAAAAATTATCAAAGAAATTAACTTTTTAGAAAAGTCAGGTGCATCATTTATTGATATAGGAGCGGAGTCGACTAGGCCGGGATATTCTCCAATTTCTACTCAAGAGGAATTAGATAGACTGATTCCGGTTTTAGAACTAATCTCAGAGACCAAATCGATTATTTCAATTGATACCCGAAAGCCAGAAGTCATGAAAGAGGTGCTGAAATTTCCGATCGGACTGATAAACGATGTTAGTGGGTTGACTTCAGTTTTAGGAAGAAAAATAATTAAAAATCATAATGTACCTATTTGCATAATGCATAACTCCAGAGATAGAACCAAATCATTGGAGGATGACATTGATAGTTTCTTTAAAACTCAGATCAACCAGCTTAAAGCCGTCGGAATAAAAGAACAAAATATTATTTTAGATCCTGGATTTGGATACGATAAAACATTTGAAGAAAATAAAAAATTGCTCTTTGACTTTGATTATTCTCAATATAAAAATAAGGTTTTAATTGGATTATCAAGAAAAGGATTCTTAGATAAATTATTTAATGAACCAAAAACTGAAGATATGGACGAAAAATCAGCTATTGCTAGTATAATTGCAGCTGAAAATGGCGCGAACATTCTAAGGGTTCATAATGTAGCAAAATTATCAAAAAAGTTAAAAGATCAAATCGATGTTTGTTAA
- the ftsH gene encoding ATP-dependent zinc metalloprotease FtsH, with protein MSQFLRNTFIWLFIAGATFFALQNFNQGPGSENITYSEFVSLVNKDQIASVSFEGDGYSINGFKEDGTSFKTTRPIYVQDNQLMDDLFEHQVEVFGEEPQTESIWTQLLVASFPILIILAIFFFFMRQMQGGMGGRGGPMSFGKSKAKMLEGGKVKTTFKDVAGVEEAKEEVQELVDFLKDPSKFQRLGGKIPRGILMSGSPGTGKTLLARAIAGEAQVPFFSISGSDFVEMFVGVGASRVRDMFEQAKRQAPCIVFIDEIDAVGRHRGAGLGGGHDEREQTLNQLLVEMDGFEANEGIIIIAATNRPDVLDPALLRPGRFDRQVVVPLPDIRGREQILKVHCRNVPISEDVEVSYIARGTPGFSGADLANLVNEAALFSARSGKKKVTMNELELAKDKVMMGAERKSMVMSLEEKTRTAYHEAGHAIIGRELDEHDPVYKVSIIPRGRALGVTVFLPEEDRYSLSKQGILDRICGLFGGRIAEELIYGDKGVTTGASNDIERATELARNMVTKWGLSEKLGPMRYEDENDEPFLGRSASNSSTVFSDQTAKLIDEESKKIIDRCYKTATDLLNKNIEKLHAMAKALVEFETLNTDQIDDIMAGAKPRAGDSDDSDTKDSRKKKSNPPISDPANQT; from the coding sequence ATGTCCCAATTTTTAAGAAACACTTTTATCTGGCTTTTCATTGCAGGTGCAACCTTTTTTGCATTACAAAATTTTAATCAAGGCCCGGGTTCAGAAAATATTACTTACTCTGAGTTTGTATCTCTAGTCAATAAAGATCAAATAGCCAGTGTTTCATTTGAAGGAGATGGATATTCTATCAACGGTTTCAAAGAAGATGGAACTTCTTTCAAAACCACAAGGCCAATTTACGTGCAAGACAACCAGTTAATGGACGATTTGTTTGAACACCAGGTCGAAGTTTTTGGAGAGGAGCCTCAAACAGAAAGTATTTGGACTCAGCTACTAGTTGCTAGCTTTCCAATTTTAATAATATTGGCTATCTTCTTTTTCTTTATGCGCCAAATGCAAGGTGGAATGGGAGGCAGAGGCGGACCAATGAGCTTTGGTAAAAGTAAGGCAAAAATGCTTGAAGGAGGAAAAGTTAAGACTACCTTTAAAGATGTTGCTGGTGTAGAAGAGGCTAAAGAAGAAGTCCAAGAATTAGTTGATTTTTTAAAAGATCCTTCAAAATTTCAAAGATTAGGTGGAAAAATTCCAAGAGGAATTTTGATGAGCGGTTCCCCAGGGACTGGAAAAACCCTTTTAGCTAGAGCTATAGCAGGGGAGGCACAAGTTCCATTCTTCTCTATTTCTGGTTCAGATTTCGTTGAAATGTTTGTTGGTGTTGGTGCGTCAAGAGTTAGAGATATGTTTGAGCAAGCCAAAAGGCAGGCTCCATGCATAGTTTTTATTGATGAAATAGATGCTGTAGGAAGACACAGAGGAGCTGGTCTCGGCGGTGGCCATGACGAAAGAGAACAGACATTAAATCAACTTTTAGTAGAAATGGACGGATTTGAGGCTAATGAAGGAATTATCATTATTGCTGCTACCAACAGACCCGATGTTCTAGACCCAGCTTTATTAAGACCAGGTAGATTTGACAGACAAGTTGTAGTTCCTTTGCCTGACATAAGAGGAAGAGAACAAATTCTTAAGGTGCATTGTAGAAATGTGCCAATCTCTGAGGACGTTGAAGTTTCGTATATCGCTAGAGGAACTCCAGGTTTTTCTGGCGCCGATTTGGCGAATTTAGTTAACGAGGCTGCGTTATTTTCAGCTAGGTCAGGAAAGAAAAAAGTAACAATGAACGAATTAGAACTTGCAAAAGACAAGGTAATGATGGGTGCTGAGAGAAAGTCTATGGTTATGTCTTTAGAAGAGAAAACAAGAACAGCTTATCATGAAGCTGGTCACGCAATCATAGGAAGAGAGCTTGACGAACACGACCCAGTTTACAAGGTCTCTATTATTCCTAGAGGAAGAGCGCTTGGTGTTACAGTATTCCTCCCAGAAGAAGACAGATATAGCCTAAGTAAACAGGGAATTCTCGATAGAATATGTGGTCTTTTTGGTGGTCGAATTGCCGAAGAATTAATTTACGGAGACAAAGGTGTAACTACTGGTGCTTCTAATGACATCGAGAGAGCTACTGAACTTGCTAGGAACATGGTAACTAAATGGGGTTTATCTGAAAAATTAGGTCCCATGAGATATGAAGATGAAAATGACGAACCATTTCTAGGAAGATCAGCCTCAAACTCATCTACCGTTTTTTCGGATCAAACTGCGAAATTAATTGATGAGGAGTCAAAGAAAATTATTGATAGATGTTATAAAACCGCTACGGATCTTCTCAATAAAAACATTGAGAAACTTCACGCCATGGCGAAAGCGTTAGTTGAATTCGAAACATTAAATACTGACCAAATAGACGATATTATGGCCGGAGCAAAACCTAGAGCTGGAGATTCAGATGATTCTGATACAAAAGATTCTAGGAAGAAGAAATCTAATCCACCCATATCTGATCCAGCAAATCAAACCTAA
- a CDS encoding RlmE family RNA methyltransferase, translating to MSKHASYSKGEKYNSLSKKDGYRSRAAYKLIQIQKQNKIIKVGDKVLDIGSSPGGWSQVVSNILGDSGSIIAIDLLPMKRIKNVNFFQIDLKDVDKINLNEMSIVLSDIAPNISGVSIIDSENMKSLLEIEISIVDKFLKIGGKYLCKCFEGDSMNFLKNELKNRFRKIKRIKPDASRSTSKECYILGIDKI from the coding sequence ATGTCAAAACATGCATCTTATTCAAAAGGAGAAAAATATAATTCTCTATCAAAAAAAGATGGTTATAGATCTAGGGCTGCTTACAAGTTAATTCAGATACAAAAACAAAATAAAATTATTAAGGTTGGAGATAAAGTTCTTGATATAGGTTCTTCTCCAGGCGGTTGGAGCCAAGTAGTTAGTAATATTTTAGGTGATTCAGGTTCAATAATTGCAATAGATTTATTGCCTATGAAAAGAATAAAAAACGTAAATTTCTTTCAAATCGACTTAAAAGATGTCGACAAGATCAACTTAAATGAGATGTCTATTGTTTTATCTGATATCGCCCCCAATATAAGTGGTGTGAGTATAATTGACTCTGAAAATATGAAATCCTTATTAGAAATAGAGATAAGTATAGTAGACAAATTTCTGAAAATTGGTGGAAAATACTTGTGTAAATGTTTTGAAGGGGATTCTATGAATTTTTTAAAAAATGAATTGAAAAACCGCTTTAGAAAAATTAAAAGAATAAAACCTGATGCTTCAAGATCAACCTCGAAAGAATGTTACATTTTAGGTATCGATAAAATATAG
- the greA gene encoding transcription elongation factor GreA: MHDREPMTKEGEVALQEELQKLLTERPKISKAIAEAREFGDLKENAEYHAAKEQQGLAEARIREIESKLSRSQIIEVKNIPESGRVIFGATVTLFEMSSEKKVTYIIVGEDEADVKKGKISYSSPISKALIGKEEGEIIKFETPSGFKEYEIVSTKHS; this comes from the coding sequence ATGCATGACAGAGAACCCATGACAAAAGAAGGAGAGGTTGCTTTGCAAGAAGAGCTTCAAAAACTTTTAACTGAAAGGCCAAAAATATCAAAAGCCATCGCAGAAGCCAGAGAATTTGGGGATCTTAAAGAAAATGCTGAATACCATGCAGCAAAGGAGCAACAAGGCTTAGCAGAGGCAAGGATTAGAGAAATAGAATCAAAACTATCCAGATCTCAAATAATAGAGGTAAAGAATATCCCTGAATCTGGAAGAGTTATATTTGGAGCGACTGTTACACTTTTTGAAATGAGCTCAGAAAAAAAGGTGACCTATATAATTGTTGGTGAGGATGAAGCCGATGTAAAAAAGGGGAAAATATCTTATTCATCTCCCATATCTAAAGCTCTTATAGGCAAAGAAGAAGGCGAAATCATAAAGTTTGAAACTCCTTCAGGATTCAAAGAATATGAGATTGTGTCCACAAAACATTCATAA
- the carB gene encoding carbamoyl-phosphate synthase large subunit: MPRRKDINSILIIGAGPIVIGQACEFDYSGVQACKALREEGFRVILVNSNPATIMTDPELANSTYIEPINWKSLKQIIAQERPDAILPTMGGQTGLNAALDLNKHGVLKEFNVELIGATKEAIDKAEDRELFASCMKKIGLKTPKAGLAHDLSEAQKILEDVGFPCIIRPNFTMGGSGSGIAYNPDEFEEICERGLDLSPTSELYIDQYLSGWKEYEMEVVRDKADNCIIICSIENFDPMGVHTGDSITVAPAQTLTDKEYQKMRNASMAILREIGVETGGSNVQFSVNPKNGEMVIIEMNPRVSRSSALASKATGFPIAKIAAKLAVGFTLDELKNDISGDGIPASFEPTIDYVVTKIPRFNFEKFPGADEVLTSQMKSVGEVMAIGSSFQESFQKAIRGLEIGKSGLEGFDAKPTKTEIRSKLISPSPERIFYIAEAFRRGYEVEEIYDASGIDPWFLSELQELVSYENLIMKKGFLANESDFLGAKKRGFSDQRISQLLNINEAEVRKARKSLNINPVFKRVDTCGAEFRTSTAYMYSTYQDECEAEPSKNKKIMVLGGGPNRIGQGIEFDYCCVHAAQALKEDGYETIMVNCNPETVSTDYDTSDRLYFEPITLEDVIEIVELEKPKGLIVQYGGQTPLKLANELDNLGIPILGTSPDQIDLAEDRERFLNFVEKYDLSQPPNGMASNETEAIEVANLIGFPLVVRPSYVLGGRAMEIVYDDEDLKKYLSSAFQVNDSNPVLLDKFLDVAIEFDVEAISDGKEFVICGILQHIEQAGVHSGDSACSIPPYDISKDAINKIEIEVEKVISNMKIIGLVNVQLAYVNNNVYLLEVNPRASRTIPFVSKALGIPLARIAAKIMAGKSLKDLKFQEIPSLEGFFVKEAVMPFNKFQNVDPILGPEMRSTGEVMGIGNSFAEAFEKAEVGAGVEIPKKGSVFISVRDTDKQFLSEIVPSLVEQDFNLFATKGTASVIKNMGFKVSQIKKVIEGRPNIVDLMKNKEVNLVINTTEGRESILDSASIRRTALDEKICCTTTIKGAKAICEVITKKVDWSYRKLQDI, encoded by the coding sequence ATGCCAAGAAGAAAAGATATTAACTCGATATTGATAATTGGAGCCGGTCCAATTGTAATAGGTCAAGCCTGTGAATTTGATTACTCGGGCGTTCAAGCTTGCAAAGCTTTGAGAGAGGAAGGTTTCAGAGTTATCTTAGTTAACTCTAATCCCGCTACTATTATGACTGATCCTGAATTAGCCAATTCGACTTATATTGAACCTATAAACTGGAAATCATTAAAACAAATAATCGCTCAAGAAAGACCAGATGCAATATTACCTACTATGGGTGGACAAACAGGACTCAATGCAGCTCTCGATCTAAACAAACATGGAGTCTTAAAGGAATTTAATGTTGAGTTAATAGGCGCTACAAAAGAAGCAATCGACAAAGCTGAGGATAGAGAACTTTTTGCTTCATGCATGAAAAAAATAGGGCTTAAAACACCAAAAGCTGGGCTCGCTCATGATTTATCGGAAGCGCAAAAAATTTTAGAAGATGTCGGCTTTCCTTGCATTATTCGTCCAAATTTTACTATGGGCGGTTCTGGAAGTGGTATTGCCTATAATCCGGACGAATTTGAAGAAATTTGCGAAAGGGGACTTGATCTTTCTCCAACATCTGAACTTTATATTGACCAATATTTATCTGGCTGGAAAGAATACGAAATGGAAGTAGTAAGGGATAAAGCAGACAACTGCATAATAATATGCAGCATAGAAAATTTTGATCCAATGGGAGTTCACACTGGCGATTCAATTACTGTAGCACCAGCTCAAACTTTAACTGATAAGGAATATCAAAAAATGCGAAATGCTTCTATGGCAATTTTAAGAGAAATAGGCGTTGAAACAGGAGGTTCGAATGTTCAATTTTCTGTAAACCCTAAAAATGGCGAGATGGTTATCATTGAAATGAATCCAAGAGTTTCAAGATCATCAGCTCTTGCTTCAAAAGCTACAGGATTTCCAATAGCTAAAATAGCGGCGAAGTTGGCTGTAGGATTTACTTTAGATGAGTTAAAAAATGATATCAGTGGCGATGGAATTCCCGCTTCTTTTGAGCCCACCATAGATTATGTGGTCACAAAAATTCCAAGGTTTAATTTCGAAAAGTTTCCTGGCGCAGATGAAGTTTTAACTTCACAGATGAAATCCGTAGGCGAAGTGATGGCTATTGGCTCTTCTTTTCAAGAATCTTTTCAAAAGGCAATTAGGGGTCTAGAAATTGGGAAGAGTGGATTAGAGGGTTTTGACGCTAAGCCGACAAAAACTGAAATTAGATCTAAATTAATTTCTCCTTCTCCTGAAAGAATTTTTTATATCGCTGAAGCTTTCAGAAGAGGTTATGAAGTTGAGGAAATTTATGATGCATCAGGAATTGATCCTTGGTTTTTAAGTGAATTACAAGAATTAGTTAGCTATGAAAACCTAATAATGAAAAAAGGATTTTTGGCAAATGAATCTGATTTTCTTGGTGCTAAAAAAAGAGGTTTTTCTGATCAACGAATATCTCAATTATTAAATATTAATGAGGCAGAAGTAAGAAAAGCTCGAAAAAGTTTGAATATAAATCCAGTCTTCAAAAGGGTTGATACATGTGGAGCTGAATTTAGAACATCTACTGCTTATATGTATTCTACTTATCAAGATGAGTGCGAGGCAGAACCCTCTAAAAATAAAAAAATTATGGTTTTGGGGGGAGGGCCAAATAGGATAGGGCAAGGTATAGAATTTGATTATTGTTGCGTTCATGCCGCACAAGCTCTCAAAGAAGATGGTTACGAAACTATAATGGTTAATTGTAACCCCGAAACAGTTTCAACCGATTATGACACTTCCGACCGTTTATATTTTGAGCCAATTACACTTGAAGACGTTATCGAAATAGTTGAACTTGAGAAACCAAAAGGTTTGATTGTTCAATATGGTGGACAAACTCCTTTAAAGCTTGCAAATGAACTTGATAATTTGGGCATTCCTATACTAGGAACATCTCCGGATCAGATAGATTTAGCTGAAGATAGAGAAAGATTTTTAAATTTTGTAGAAAAATATGATCTGTCTCAACCACCAAATGGAATGGCTTCAAATGAAACAGAGGCTATCGAAGTTGCAAATTTAATAGGATTCCCATTAGTTGTAAGACCTTCTTATGTTTTGGGAGGAAGAGCAATGGAAATAGTATACGATGACGAAGATCTTAAAAAATATTTAAGCAGCGCTTTTCAAGTGAATGATTCCAATCCAGTCCTATTGGATAAATTTTTAGATGTAGCAATTGAATTTGACGTCGAAGCAATTAGCGATGGAAAAGAATTTGTCATTTGCGGAATCCTACAACATATTGAACAAGCCGGGGTCCATTCTGGTGATTCAGCTTGCTCAATTCCTCCCTATGATATTTCAAAAGATGCGATCAATAAGATTGAAATTGAAGTTGAAAAAGTAATATCTAATATGAAAATAATTGGCTTGGTTAATGTCCAGTTGGCATATGTCAATAACAATGTTTATCTTTTAGAAGTAAATCCTAGAGCTTCTAGGACCATTCCTTTTGTTTCTAAGGCATTAGGAATTCCTCTCGCAAGGATAGCCGCAAAAATAATGGCCGGAAAAAGTCTGAAAGATTTAAAATTTCAAGAGATACCTAGCTTAGAAGGTTTTTTTGTAAAAGAAGCAGTGATGCCATTCAATAAGTTTCAAAACGTAGATCCTATACTTGGCCCGGAAATGAGATCTACGGGCGAAGTAATGGGGATAGGGAATTCATTTGCAGAGGCTTTTGAAAAAGCTGAGGTTGGTGCAGGAGTAGAAATTCCAAAAAAAGGATCAGTTTTTATAAGTGTAAGAGATACGGATAAACAATTTTTATCAGAAATAGTACCTTCGCTGGTTGAACAAGATTTCAACTTGTTTGCAACTAAAGGAACCGCGAGTGTTATAAAAAATATGGGCTTTAAAGTAAGCCAAATAAAAAAAGTTATAGAAGGTAGGCCAAATATAGTAGATTTGATGAAAAATAAAGAAGTCAATCTTGTTATAAACACAACAGAGGGTAGAGAATCAATTTTAGATTCTGCTTCAATAAGAAGGACTGCATTAGATGAAAAAATTTGTTGCACTACAACAATTAAAGGTGCGAAAGCTATTTGTGAAGTAATTACAAAAAAGGTTGATTGGTCTTATAGAAAATTACAAGATATATAG
- the carA gene encoding glutamine-hydrolyzing carbamoyl-phosphate synthase small subunit, whose translation MNNKKNKEAKLTLKSGNVFFGEIFGSDEPQVGEIIFNTSMSGYQEVITDLSYTDQIVCFTYPHIGNVGTNNLDLESFTGGCKGIVIREQTKFTSNWRNEESLNSFLKKKKIIGIAGIDTRKLTRILREEGSQPAVISKENLPNTKIDSMFDSFGDLKGKDLAQKVTCSNKYVWKEGTENENSKKNILKVVAYDFGVKHNILRLLVDRGCEVVVVSAKTSAKEVLKMKPDGIFLSNGPGDPDPCRYAIDAIKVFLEKKIPIFGICLGHQLLGLALGLKTEKMKFGHHGANHPVKDLKTNEVFITSQNHGFTISDSSIKNNNNVEVTHRSLFDNTIQGISYDEGKVFGFQGHPEASPGPQDIRKLFDKFIQNMGI comes from the coding sequence TTGAATAATAAAAAAAATAAAGAAGCAAAACTCACTTTAAAATCTGGGAATGTTTTTTTTGGGGAGATTTTTGGTTCAGATGAACCTCAAGTCGGAGAGATAATTTTCAATACTTCTATGTCGGGGTACCAAGAGGTAATAACAGACCTTTCTTATACAGATCAGATTGTTTGTTTTACTTACCCACATATTGGCAATGTAGGTACAAATAACCTAGATCTAGAATCTTTTACTGGAGGGTGTAAAGGGATCGTCATAAGAGAGCAGACAAAATTTACAAGTAACTGGCGGAATGAAGAAAGTCTGAATAGTTTTTTAAAAAAGAAAAAAATTATTGGTATTGCTGGAATAGATACCAGAAAACTTACAAGAATTTTAAGAGAGGAGGGCTCACAACCCGCAGTGATTTCGAAAGAGAATCTCCCTAACACTAAAATTGACTCGATGTTTGATTCTTTTGGAGATCTAAAAGGAAAGGATCTAGCGCAAAAAGTAACTTGCTCCAATAAATATGTTTGGAAAGAAGGAACAGAAAATGAAAATTCAAAAAAAAATATTCTCAAAGTAGTTGCTTATGATTTTGGAGTGAAACATAACATTTTGCGTCTTTTGGTAGATAGAGGTTGCGAGGTAGTTGTAGTTTCAGCAAAGACCTCGGCTAAAGAAGTTTTGAAAATGAAGCCCGATGGTATTTTTTTATCAAATGGTCCAGGAGACCCAGATCCTTGTAGATACGCTATAGATGCAATAAAGGTTTTCTTGGAAAAAAAGATACCAATTTTTGGAATCTGTTTAGGGCATCAATTGCTCGGACTTGCTCTTGGGTTAAAGACAGAAAAAATGAAATTTGGACATCATGGAGCTAACCATCCAGTGAAAGATTTAAAAACAAATGAAGTTTTTATAACTAGTCAAAATCATGGTTTTACAATTAGTGATAGCAGCATTAAAAACAATAATAATGTTGAGGTTACCCATAGGTCATTATTTGACAACACAATACAGGGAATATCTTATGATGAAGGCAAAGTATTTGGGTTTCAAGGGCATCCAGAAGCTAGCCCAGGACCACAGGATATTAGAAAATTGTTTGATAAGTTTATTCAAAACATGGGTATTTAA